The genomic region GATCCTACTGCGCATGCGGAGGTGGTTGCTATACGTGAAGCATGTAGAAATCTGGGGAGTTTTCAGTTGAACGATTGTGAAATATACACTTCTTGTGAACCATGTCCAATGTGTATGGGGGCGATCTATTGGGCCAGACCTCTTAGAGTATATTTTGCTGCGAATAGATTTGATGCCGCCGCAGCGGGATTTGATGATTCATTTATTTACGATGAACTACTCCTGCCGGGTGAAGAAAGGAAAATACCTCTTCTCCCATTTTTGCGGGAAGAATCCGCAGCACTTTTTAAAGTGTGGAACGATTCCCCGTTAAAAAAGCAGTATTAATCAGATCGTCATTATTCATCCCTTGTTGTAAAGTGAATGAAATGTATTGCTGTTATTAAAAGAATTTGTTCTGTATTATTAATCAAATCGCAAAACACGAATCGGGTGTATTCCTGATACTATTTTTGCCGGTATAAGCATTACCAATGCCCCTGTTCCAATGACAATGCCATTGATAATTAACCATCCCGTAACTGAAAAATTAATAGGAACCTTAGATAGATAATACGATTCTTCCGGTAAGGTTAAAATTCCCGTTTTTACTTGAATCCATGCCAGACCAAGTGAAATAATATTTCCTATTAATAAGCCTTTTAACAAAATGTAAAATGCTACTGTGCCAAATATTTTTCCAATGAATTTGTCTGTAGCTCCAATTGCTTTTAGAATGCCTACCTCTCTGGTGTTTTCCATCACTAATACAAGTAACGTAGAAGTCATAGTGATTGCGGCCACTAGAGTAATTAGTCCAATGATGACAATCACGTTGAGATTTTGAAGTTCAAGCCAGTTGAAAAGTTGCGGGTATAATTCTTTCGTACTTTGAGTGTTTAATTCATACCCCGCTGCAGCGTATATTTTTTCGAATAGTAGTGTTTTATCAGCGTCTGCATTGG from Bacteroidota bacterium harbors:
- a CDS encoding nucleoside deaminase; translated protein: MMEEKKIFMREAFRVAIEGVGKGIGGPFGAVVVRNGEIISRGCNSVLSTNDPTAHAEVVAIREACRNLGSFQLNDCEIYTSCEPCPMCMGAIYWARPLRVYFAANRFDAAAAGFDDSFIYDELLLPGEERKIPLLPFLREESAALFKVWNDSPLKKQY